One Brevibacterium spongiae DNA segment encodes these proteins:
- the thiO gene encoding glycine oxidase ThiO yields the protein MHVIVVGAGIIGLSTAWHLRRLSAEVTIIDPTPGQGATHAAAGMIAPAAEVVWGQTPLYPLMQTSARLYPDFAAEVASATGADLGLTDTGTLVCAGDRADLQALRELRENQDEAGFTTELLTGSRARSLEPALSPSVAGAVRIPGDHSIDPRRITSALLTSFASGLLRRRVTGLVRDGGATVGVEVEDGSHLSADQVIIAAGTEANGITGVPVLPLRHVWGDVLRLRAPAELDPLLTSTIRGLVNGRPVYLVPRPDGEIVLGASSREDGRSGISAGAMHRLLQDGQRLVPGVLDCEVTDVTTRARPGSPDDLPLIGRVDDGCIVSTGYFRHGILLAPLGGRLSAELALGLRSDWLPDGALDSVDLQRFSADATMPASTYDPADDPLPTTDSQRSLL from the coding sequence ATGCACGTCATCGTCGTCGGGGCCGGAATCATCGGCCTCTCGACCGCGTGGCATCTGCGCCGCCTCAGTGCCGAAGTCACCATCATCGATCCCACCCCGGGCCAGGGGGCGACCCACGCTGCGGCAGGGATGATCGCTCCGGCTGCCGAAGTGGTGTGGGGGCAGACTCCCCTGTACCCGCTGATGCAGACCTCGGCCCGGCTGTACCCGGATTTCGCTGCAGAGGTGGCGAGCGCAACCGGTGCCGATCTCGGCCTCACCGACACAGGCACACTCGTCTGTGCCGGGGACCGTGCCGATCTGCAGGCGCTGCGGGAGCTGCGAGAGAACCAGGACGAGGCCGGCTTCACGACCGAACTGCTCACCGGCTCGCGCGCCAGGAGTCTGGAACCGGCCCTGTCACCGTCGGTGGCCGGGGCCGTCCGCATTCCCGGGGATCATTCCATCGACCCCCGGCGGATCACCTCGGCGCTGCTGACTTCCTTCGCCTCCGGTCTGCTGAGACGACGGGTGACAGGACTCGTCCGGGACGGCGGTGCCACTGTGGGTGTCGAGGTCGAGGACGGCAGTCATCTGTCGGCCGATCAGGTCATCATCGCCGCCGGCACCGAGGCGAACGGCATCACCGGCGTACCTGTCCTGCCATTGCGGCACGTGTGGGGTGATGTCCTGCGACTCCGTGCCCCGGCGGAACTGGACCCCCTCCTCACCTCGACCATCCGTGGATTGGTCAACGGTCGGCCCGTCTATCTCGTTCCCCGTCCCGACGGTGAGATCGTACTCGGGGCCAGTTCCCGTGAGGACGGCCGGTCCGGCATCTCCGCCGGGGCGATGCACCGGCTCCTCCAGGACGGTCAGCGGCTGGTCCCTGGCGTCCTCGACTGTGAGGTCACCGATGTCACCACTCGCGCCCGCCCCGGCTCCCCCGATGATCTTCCGCTCATCGGCCGAGTCGATGACGGCTGCATCGTGAGCACCGGGTACTTCCGCCACGGAATTCTTCTCGCCCCTCTCGGGGGACGCCTCAGCGCCGAGCTCGCGTTGGGTCTTCGCTCGGACTGGCTGCCCGACGGTGCCCTCGACTCCGTGGACCTCCAGCGATTCTCTGCCGACGCCACGATGCCTGCCTCCACCTATGACCCTGCTGATGATCCGCTGCCCACCACCGACTCCCAGAGGAGCCTGTTATGA
- a CDS encoding YrhK family protein, giving the protein MAEGNYDIHLRIGREELVIRQRYQVISIANDVLIGLWFLVGSFMFFSETLTFTGTWLFVIGSVEMLIRPVIRLIRHLHLQRLRSPAAAGDDSFDF; this is encoded by the coding sequence ATGGCTGAGGGCAATTACGACATTCATCTGCGGATCGGACGCGAGGAACTCGTCATCCGGCAGCGCTACCAGGTCATCAGCATCGCCAATGACGTGCTCATCGGCCTGTGGTTCCTCGTCGGCAGCTTCATGTTCTTCTCCGAGACCTTGACGTTTACGGGAACGTGGCTGTTCGTCATCGGCAGCGTGGAGATGCTCATCCGCCCCGTCATCCGGCTCATCAGGCACCTGCATCTGCAGAGGCTGCGCAGCCCTGCAGCCGCCGGGGACGACTCCTTCGACTTCTGA
- the thiS gene encoding sulfur carrier protein ThiS, translating to MTRTTSAPAQSPAIVLNGESRALPAATSALELVAEVTGRQLREDGTPADGGRLGVALAVDGEVIRRGAWSDFTLADGHTVDIVTAVQGG from the coding sequence ATGACTCGCACAACATCCGCACCAGCTCAGTCACCGGCCATCGTGCTCAACGGCGAGTCCCGCGCCCTGCCCGCCGCCACCTCGGCGCTCGAGCTCGTCGCCGAGGTCACCGGGCGTCAGCTCCGTGAGGACGGAACCCCGGCCGACGGAGGGCGGCTGGGTGTCGCCCTGGCCGTCGACGGTGAGGTGATCCGCCGCGGCGCCTGGTCCGATTTCACCCTCGCCGACGGGCACACCGTCGACATCGTCACCGCAGTGCAGGGAGGCTGA
- a CDS encoding VOC family protein, which yields MSRTVQVTFDSHDPERLARFWAEALGYIVPGPPGIELGEDDDPIAAWKEFAAGLGIELGPENMVAAIEDPEGTGPRVFFQTVPEDKTVKNRVHLDIRAAPGLDGDERMDTLEAECARLTALGGSRLRRVDPDPPMEAGFIVMTDPEGNEFCLD from the coding sequence ATGAGCAGAACAGTCCAAGTCACCTTCGACAGCCACGACCCCGAACGGCTCGCCCGGTTCTGGGCCGAAGCACTCGGCTACATCGTGCCGGGCCCGCCCGGGATCGAGCTGGGCGAGGACGACGATCCCATCGCCGCCTGGAAGGAATTCGCCGCCGGACTCGGAATCGAACTGGGTCCGGAGAATATGGTCGCCGCCATCGAAGACCCCGAAGGGACAGGCCCACGCGTCTTCTTCCAAACAGTGCCCGAGGACAAAACGGTGAAGAACAGAGTGCACCTCGATATCCGTGCCGCGCCCGGACTCGACGGCGATGAGCGGATGGACACGCTCGAAGCCGAATGCGCCCGGCTGACGGCCCTCGGAGGGAGTCGGCTTCGGAGAGTCGACCCCGACCCGCCCATGGAAGCCGGGTTCATCGTCATGACCGACCCCGAAGGCAACGAGTTCTGCCTCGACTGA
- a CDS encoding energy-coupling factor transporter transmembrane component T family protein, with protein sequence MSSASPDSGLRDLEASTVEADRTSSRLHPATELVILACGLLLIFGLPSPIVPAAVLTGTIVTVVNSRTVRLRSWSLAVGILCLPTLLVLIIVQGLFYPGVEVHVLWEAGPARLSVEGLSIAVQIWLRVSALIGLCALFGLGADSARLFDGLRRLRLPAGLAYVCASAIGLIPLIGARTREIIDARKARGWATDRWTVRMRLLPGIVVGLITAILITVDQRHDVLEQSGLNMGPTTASLQDHRDGTGQRVLRILTPLVTLGLIAASVAGLLPLPETSHLIGGA encoded by the coding sequence ATGAGCAGCGCTTCACCCGATTCCGGTCTCCGGGATCTTGAGGCGAGCACCGTCGAAGCCGATAGAACGTCCAGTCGTCTGCACCCGGCCACAGAGTTGGTCATCTTGGCCTGCGGCCTGCTGCTCATCTTCGGCCTTCCGTCCCCGATCGTGCCGGCAGCCGTGCTGACCGGCACGATCGTGACCGTCGTGAATTCCCGGACCGTCCGCCTGCGCTCGTGGTCGCTGGCAGTGGGAATTCTGTGCCTGCCGACACTGCTCGTGCTCATCATCGTGCAGGGACTGTTCTACCCCGGTGTGGAGGTCCACGTGCTCTGGGAGGCCGGACCCGCCCGCCTGAGCGTCGAAGGGCTGAGCATCGCCGTGCAGATCTGGCTGCGTGTGAGCGCACTGATCGGTCTGTGCGCACTGTTCGGGCTCGGCGCGGACTCCGCTCGACTCTTCGACGGGCTGCGCCGACTCCGTCTGCCTGCGGGACTGGCCTATGTGTGTGCTTCGGCCATCGGGCTCATTCCTCTCATCGGGGCACGCACCCGAGAGATCATCGATGCCCGGAAAGCGCGCGGATGGGCGACCGATCGGTGGACGGTGCGGATGCGCCTGCTGCCCGGGATCGTCGTCGGACTCATCACTGCGATCCTCATCACCGTCGACCAGCGTCACGACGTGCTCGAGCAGAGCGGACTGAATATGGGCCCGACCACGGCCTCTCTGCAGGACCACAGAGACGGAACAGGACAGAGAGTTCTGCGCATCCTCACCCCGCTCGTCACCCTCGGGCTCATCGCCGCCTCCGTGGCAGGACTCCTGCCGCTGCCGGAGACCTCACACCTGATCGGGGGTGCCTGA
- a CDS encoding histidine kinase, producing MSAHSRGSGQGPTTTVGPGQNRNLALPLTLTLLGTLVVIGTYVAVLLTQPANLGVDLGHTTLWVMLGYLGGGILLAAGTLPLIPRSVLALIPVAIALNIVIGQIIGNYTPVPLYLDSIGTVLIGVLAGPAAGAFTGIISNLIWGVTLSPSVIAFSSGAAFIGAAAGWAARLGVFRTPWTAIIVGAIAGVPAGAIGAPVAAYVFGGGLGAGTGGVVAILQAAGLEMFNATFAQSMISDIVDKALIFALAYVVIRSLPKRIIDRYEFASHSRPRSTSRTGPTKARESTSASSVESAQTAE from the coding sequence ATGAGCGCACACTCCAGAGGGTCTGGGCAGGGGCCGACCACCACGGTCGGTCCCGGACAAAACCGCAACCTCGCCCTTCCCCTCACCCTCACACTTCTCGGCACCCTCGTCGTCATCGGCACCTACGTTGCGGTGCTGCTGACCCAACCGGCCAACCTCGGCGTCGACCTCGGCCACACCACCTTGTGGGTCATGCTCGGCTATCTCGGCGGAGGTATCCTGCTCGCCGCCGGCACACTCCCACTCATTCCCCGCAGCGTCCTCGCGCTCATTCCCGTCGCCATTGCGCTCAACATCGTCATCGGGCAGATCATCGGCAACTACACGCCCGTCCCGCTCTACCTCGACTCGATCGGAACCGTGCTCATCGGCGTCCTCGCCGGACCTGCCGCAGGAGCGTTCACCGGCATCATCTCGAACCTCATCTGGGGTGTGACCCTGAGCCCCAGTGTCATCGCGTTCAGCTCCGGGGCCGCCTTCATCGGCGCCGCTGCAGGCTGGGCCGCACGGCTCGGCGTCTTCCGCACACCGTGGACCGCGATCATCGTCGGCGCTATCGCCGGTGTTCCGGCCGGTGCCATCGGCGCACCCGTTGCCGCCTACGTCTTCGGCGGAGGCCTGGGTGCCGGAACCGGGGGAGTCGTCGCCATCCTCCAAGCCGCAGGATTGGAGATGTTCAACGCCACCTTCGCCCAGAGCATGATCTCCGACATCGTCGACAAGGCGCTCATCTTCGCTCTGGCCTATGTCGTCATCCGATCGCTGCCCAAACGCATCATCGATCGCTACGAGTTCGCCTCCCACAGTCGGCCCCGCTCGACCTCTCGAACCGGGCCGACGAAGGCGAGAGAGTCCACGTCTGCGTCTTCGGTCGAGTCTGCACAGACTGCTGAATGA
- a CDS encoding thymidine kinase, protein MTTFGRLVVIAGPMFSGKSEELMRRVRRATIAGINVLVVSHSLDTRADIATITSHVGMNIPAVPLSDAPSLAEAAQTSDYGLIAIDEAQFFGPDLIPVVDDLLGRGIDVIVEGLCVTFDGQPFEPLPSLMAVAEEVLRLTAVCTICGRDAVFHQRTDHSDLAATTIDARHIGGLDTYVARCREHFTSARQ, encoded by the coding sequence ATGACCACTTTCGGTCGACTCGTGGTCATCGCCGGCCCCATGTTCTCCGGGAAATCCGAAGAGCTCATGCGTCGAGTCCGGCGAGCCACGATTGCCGGGATCAACGTGCTCGTCGTCTCTCATTCCCTCGACACCCGAGCCGATATCGCCACGATCACCTCGCACGTCGGGATGAATATCCCGGCGGTTCCCCTCAGCGACGCCCCTTCCCTCGCCGAGGCGGCCCAGACCTCCGACTACGGCCTCATCGCCATCGATGAGGCACAGTTCTTCGGCCCCGACCTCATCCCCGTCGTCGACGACCTCCTCGGCAGAGGCATCGACGTCATCGTCGAAGGTCTGTGCGTGACCTTCGACGGACAGCCGTTCGAACCGCTGCCGAGTCTGATGGCCGTGGCCGAAGAGGTCCTCAGACTCACCGCAGTGTGCACGATCTGCGGCCGTGACGCCGTCTTCCACCAGCGCACAGACCATTCGGACCTCGCAGCAACCACCATCGACGCCCGCCATATCGGCGGACTCGACACGTATGTCGCCCGATGCCGCGAACACTTCACCAGCGCGCGGCAATAG
- a CDS encoding PepSY domain-containing protein — protein sequence MKTNRMAMSTVAGLAALALGLAGCGGNDSGNEADEAQSSPEASESAPAGTADDQADNADDGKDDKTDDAKDSTQDASGSGLSADADLSRESPATSAEDAIKTAKKKAGNGIVHDIELDWDDDDQAWQYEVSVLDGNTDHDIEIDANSGKIVNDDQDDSDDKERNIDLNDPMTFDEALELAGEKASGKLVSWKLEYDDDKQEYQFDFDKDGEEMEATVDTDSKRVSVDD from the coding sequence ATGAAGACGAATCGCATGGCAATGAGCACAGTGGCAGGACTGGCGGCGCTCGCTCTCGGCCTGGCCGGGTGCGGCGGAAATGATTCCGGAAACGAAGCCGACGAGGCTCAGAGCTCACCGGAAGCAAGCGAATCGGCGCCGGCCGGCACGGCCGACGACCAGGCTGACAACGCCGACGACGGCAAGGACGATAAGACGGACGACGCGAAGGACTCCACCCAAGACGCATCCGGGTCAGGCCTGTCCGCCGACGCCGACCTGAGCAGGGAATCGCCGGCGACCAGCGCCGAAGACGCAATCAAGACGGCGAAGAAGAAGGCCGGGAACGGAATCGTCCACGACATCGAACTCGATTGGGACGATGACGATCAGGCCTGGCAATACGAGGTGTCCGTCCTCGACGGCAACACCGACCATGACATCGAGATCGACGCGAACTCCGGCAAGATCGTCAATGACGACCAGGACGACAGCGATGACAAGGAGAGGAACATCGATCTCAATGATCCGATGACCTTCGACGAAGCACTCGAGCTCGCCGGTGAGAAGGCCTCCGGGAAGCTCGTCAGCTGGAAGCTCGAATACGATGACGACAAGCAGGAGTACCAGTTCGACTTCGACAAGGACGGCGAAGAGATGGAAGCCACCGTCGACACCGACAGCAAGCGCGTCTCCGTCGATGACTGA
- a CDS encoding SRPBCC family protein yields the protein MSHEHVSRRAGESAPFHFADRWIVEAEPETVWAVLEDVEEWSRWWPGLTEAHRFGESLVPGARARILVRTPIGVTLRFVITLQEVDSPRYIRFSASGDLRGEGIWTLTRERGATRIDAQWCVTTIRALITMMRPVSGIMHALVMAAGERGLRRRLSGTAGD from the coding sequence ATGAGCCACGAACATGTGAGTCGGCGAGCCGGCGAATCCGCACCGTTCCATTTCGCCGACCGGTGGATCGTCGAGGCCGAGCCTGAGACTGTGTGGGCGGTGCTCGAGGACGTCGAAGAATGGTCCCGGTGGTGGCCGGGTCTCACCGAGGCACACCGCTTCGGGGAGTCGCTCGTCCCGGGAGCACGCGCACGCATCCTCGTGCGCACACCCATCGGCGTCACCCTGCGGTTCGTCATCACACTCCAAGAGGTGGACTCACCGCGATACATCCGCTTCAGTGCCTCCGGCGACCTGCGAGGCGAAGGCATCTGGACACTCACTCGTGAGCGCGGAGCCACCCGCATCGACGCACAGTGGTGTGTGACGACGATCCGTGCGCTCATCACGATGATGCGGCCGGTGTCGGGAATCATGCATGCGCTGGTGATGGCAGCCGGTGAACGCGGACTCCGCCGGCGACTCTCCGGCACCGCCGGCGACTGA
- a CDS encoding mismatch-specific DNA-glycosylase codes for MSEENNVSSRRPSPLGGRKPTKDDLAAFATDDPNAIDDILPPDSEGLKLLIVGINPGLWTAAVNAPFARPGNRFWPSLHQAGLTDHLVDASRGLDPADEQQLLRRGIGLTNLIGRATVRADELSRQELRDAAAHLIDRLPVIRPRAVAIAGITSFRVGYRQPKAQFGEQDTSLIDGWPPEVALHVVPQPSGLNAHYQVADLARIWREVWDSIEE; via the coding sequence GTGAGTGAGGAAAACAATGTCAGCAGCCGCAGGCCCTCCCCCTTGGGCGGTCGCAAACCCACGAAGGACGACCTCGCGGCGTTCGCCACGGATGACCCGAATGCGATCGACGACATTCTGCCCCCAGACTCCGAGGGGCTGAAGCTGCTCATCGTCGGCATCAATCCCGGACTGTGGACGGCCGCGGTCAATGCTCCGTTCGCTCGACCCGGCAACCGGTTCTGGCCGTCTCTGCATCAGGCGGGTCTGACCGATCACCTCGTCGATGCTTCCCGTGGGCTCGATCCGGCCGACGAACAGCAGCTGCTCAGACGTGGAATCGGGTTGACCAACCTCATCGGTCGGGCCACCGTCCGAGCCGATGAGCTCTCCCGGCAGGAGCTGCGTGATGCGGCCGCCCATCTCATCGACCGACTGCCGGTCATCCGTCCGAGGGCAGTGGCGATCGCCGGAATCACGTCATTTCGGGTCGGCTATCGCCAGCCGAAGGCCCAGTTCGGCGAGCAGGACACCTCGCTCATCGATGGATGGCCGCCCGAGGTGGCCCTGCATGTGGTGCCTCAGCCCAGCGGACTCAATGCCCACTATCAGGTCGCCGACCTCGCTCGGATCTGGCGAGAGGTCTGGGACAGCATCGAGGAGTGA
- the moeB gene encoding molybdopterin-synthase adenylyltransferase MoeB: MTTVNATPTPDTGLAPLVAPGPPLAQEEIARYARHLSLPGFGLEGQRRLRAASVLVIGAGGLGSPVLNYLAAAGVGSLTIIDDDAVETSNLQRQIIHRTADVGRSKVESAAAALHRLDPHLEVRTINGRLSPDNALELFADHDVVLDGADNFATRYLSNDAAELTGTPLVWGTIFRFAGQVSTFVPGHGPMLRDLFPDIPEPDSVPNCAEGGVLGVLCGTVGSAMATEAIKLICGIGTPFIGRLLRYDALAGEYSTLRFSPDPDRPAVTDLTEVAAACAVASSAAVGGSGDRGPADGVDEIDPAGLVRLGDAAVVLDVREEWERALAMIPGSVHLPLDRIRAHGWEAVAEAVDHAEGGQDRTEVVLHCKSGARSAEAVSLLTEAAPPGVRLRSLAGGIDAWPGQVREFSGAAVR, encoded by the coding sequence ATGACCACGGTCAACGCCACCCCAACACCGGACACCGGACTGGCCCCACTCGTCGCCCCCGGTCCACCGCTGGCACAGGAGGAGATCGCACGCTACGCCCGCCACCTCAGCCTGCCGGGATTCGGACTCGAGGGGCAGCGGCGGCTGCGGGCCGCCTCGGTGCTCGTCATCGGGGCCGGGGGTCTCGGGTCCCCTGTGCTCAACTATCTGGCGGCCGCCGGGGTCGGGTCTCTGACGATCATCGACGATGACGCGGTCGAGACGTCGAACCTGCAGCGCCAGATCATCCACCGCACTGCTGATGTGGGCCGGTCGAAGGTCGAATCGGCTGCTGCCGCGCTGCACCGCCTCGATCCGCACCTCGAGGTCCGGACCATCAACGGGCGGCTGAGCCCCGACAATGCCCTCGAACTGTTCGCTGACCATGATGTGGTGCTCGACGGGGCCGACAACTTCGCCACCCGGTACCTGTCCAATGATGCCGCCGAACTCACCGGCACCCCGCTCGTGTGGGGCACGATCTTCCGGTTCGCCGGCCAGGTGAGCACCTTCGTCCCCGGTCACGGACCGATGCTGCGCGACCTGTTCCCCGATATCCCCGAACCCGATTCTGTGCCCAACTGCGCCGAGGGCGGAGTGCTCGGCGTGCTGTGCGGGACCGTCGGTTCGGCCATGGCCACCGAGGCGATCAAACTCATCTGCGGCATCGGCACCCCGTTCATCGGCAGGCTGCTGCGCTACGACGCTTTGGCCGGTGAGTATTCGACCCTGCGCTTCTCCCCCGATCCCGACCGGCCGGCCGTCACCGACCTCACCGAGGTGGCCGCCGCCTGCGCCGTCGCCTCTTCTGCTGCCGTCGGCGGTTCCGGGGACCGTGGGCCCGCAGATGGGGTGGATGAGATCGATCCGGCCGGGCTGGTGAGGCTCGGGGATGCTGCGGTGGTTCTCGACGTCCGTGAGGAGTGGGAACGTGCCCTGGCGATGATTCCGGGCTCTGTGCATCTGCCCTTGGATCGGATCCGCGCACACGGTTGGGAGGCCGTCGCCGAGGCGGTGGATCATGCTGAGGGCGGGCAGGATCGGACCGAGGTCGTCCTCCACTGCAAGTCCGGTGCCCGGTCGGCGGAGGCGGTGTCTCTGCTCACCGAGGCGGCCCCGCCCGGGGTGCGGCTGCGGTCGCTGGCCGGCGGCATCGACGCGTGGCCCGGGCAGGTCCGAGAGTTCAGCGGTGCTGCTGTGCGCTGA
- a CDS encoding thiazole synthase, whose amino-acid sequence MTWTIDDVELSSRLVMGTGGASSLSILDAALQASGTELTTVAMRRFDAESRDSVFMLLDRLGIRILPNTAGCYTARDAVLTARLAREALETNWVKLEVIADEDTLLPDPIELFAAAEELVLDGFTVFAYTNDDPALAKRLEDAGVAAVMPAGAPIGSGLGILNPHNIETIVARAQVPIILDAGVGTASDAALAMELGCTAVLLASAVTRAHDAQAMARAMALAVEAGHLAAGAGRIPKRPLALASSTFDGMVSTS is encoded by the coding sequence ATGACCTGGACGATCGATGATGTGGAACTGTCCTCCCGACTCGTGATGGGCACCGGTGGGGCGAGCTCATTGAGCATCCTCGATGCGGCTCTGCAGGCATCGGGCACGGAGCTGACGACCGTAGCGATGCGCCGCTTCGATGCCGAGTCCCGCGATTCTGTGTTCATGCTGCTCGACCGTCTGGGCATCCGCATTCTGCCGAACACCGCCGGATGCTATACCGCTCGGGATGCCGTGCTCACTGCACGGCTGGCCAGGGAGGCGCTCGAGACGAACTGGGTGAAGCTCGAAGTCATCGCCGATGAGGACACCTTGCTGCCGGACCCGATCGAACTCTTCGCCGCAGCCGAGGAACTCGTCCTCGACGGGTTCACCGTCTTCGCGTACACGAACGACGACCCCGCTCTGGCGAAGCGACTCGAAGACGCCGGCGTGGCAGCAGTGATGCCCGCCGGGGCACCCATCGGCAGCGGACTGGGCATCCTCAATCCGCACAACATCGAAACCATCGTCGCCCGAGCACAGGTGCCGATCATCCTCGACGCCGGTGTCGGCACCGCCTCCGATGCGGCGCTGGCGATGGAACTCGGATGCACCGCGGTGCTGTTGGCCTCGGCGGTCACCCGCGCCCATGATGCGCAGGCCATGGCTCGGGCGATGGCGCTGGCCGTCGAAGCCGGACACCTGGCGGCCGGTGCCGGCCGCATTCCGAAACGGCCCCTGGCGCTGGCGTCGTCGACCTTCGACGGAATGGTCAGCACGTCATGA
- a CDS encoding ATP-binding cassette domain-containing protein: MTFVLTDVGFTYRGDDAPALTGISLELADGTMTAVLGAVGSGTSTLCRLLAGQLTSRGTATGTVDPGGTVALLGDDPEAQLSGMTSYLGDEAQLACRLHGRDPADAQARARHMLERLGIAGLWARRVDTLSGGQRQLVALARLLAADPDLLILDQPAQSLDPAMRIRLAAVLQEFCARGGTVLITGHQIDELTQACEPVHLLDSGRLRPTTDTTQSIGIWDCLPAAATAVEHASINRPDPRLTVAGLRVDRGSRRILDGLDLDLRPGELVTVTGDNGVGKSTLLRGMIGLLDRSARMTGTIAVSRLGEMTRVDALPAHARSTHLGWVGQDPGLQLSAATVADELLHASPLPAHRWRDRGRVRDQRRSDVDTVLAEVELTEVADEHPFDLDAPRRKDVVIASALMTGSPVLLLDEPTIGRDLAGMNRLNAIIERFLGRGGAVLATTHDRRWASEAAHRSLQLANGRLQS; encoded by the coding sequence ATGACGTTCGTTCTCACAGATGTCGGATTCACGTATCGAGGAGACGACGCTCCCGCGTTGACGGGCATCAGCCTCGAACTCGCCGACGGCACCATGACCGCGGTGCTCGGAGCAGTCGGGTCGGGCACCTCGACGCTGTGCCGACTGCTGGCCGGGCAGCTCACCTCTCGCGGCACAGCGACCGGCACCGTCGACCCAGGCGGCACGGTCGCGCTCCTCGGTGACGATCCGGAAGCGCAGCTGAGCGGAATGACCAGCTACCTCGGCGATGAGGCCCAGCTGGCATGCCGGCTGCACGGCCGCGATCCGGCTGATGCCCAGGCGCGGGCCAGGCACATGTTGGAACGGCTGGGCATCGCCGGACTGTGGGCACGACGAGTGGACACGCTCTCCGGCGGTCAGAGACAGCTGGTCGCCTTGGCACGGCTCCTCGCCGCAGATCCCGATCTGCTCATCCTCGACCAGCCCGCTCAGTCCCTGGACCCTGCGATGCGGATCCGCCTGGCAGCTGTGCTGCAGGAGTTCTGCGCCCGGGGCGGCACTGTGCTCATCACCGGACACCAGATCGACGAACTGACCCAAGCCTGCGAGCCGGTGCATCTCCTCGACTCCGGACGTCTGCGACCAACGACAGACACAACGCAGTCCATCGGCATCTGGGACTGTCTGCCCGCTGCTGCCACGGCCGTCGAGCACGCGTCGATCAACCGGCCCGATCCGCGGCTCACGGTGGCCGGACTGCGAGTCGACCGTGGGAGCAGACGCATCCTCGACGGCCTCGACCTCGACCTGCGGCCCGGCGAACTCGTCACCGTGACAGGAGACAACGGGGTCGGGAAGTCCACACTGCTGCGCGGCATGATCGGACTGCTCGACCGGTCTGCGAGGATGACGGGCACGATTGCGGTCAGTCGCCTCGGCGAGATGACACGAGTTGATGCGCTGCCCGCCCACGCACGGAGCACCCACCTCGGCTGGGTCGGGCAGGATCCGGGACTGCAGCTCTCCGCAGCCACGGTGGCAGACGAACTGCTGCACGCCTCTCCGCTGCCGGCGCATCGATGGCGTGATCGGGGGCGAGTGCGGGACCAACGCCGGTCAGATGTGGACACCGTGCTTGCCGAGGTCGAACTGACTGAGGTCGCCGACGAACACCCGTTCGACCTCGACGCGCCTCGACGCAAAGACGTCGTCATCGCCTCAGCACTGATGACCGGTTCACCTGTGCTGCTGCTCGACGAACCGACGATCGGGCGTGACCTGGCGGGGATGAACCGGCTGAATGCGATCATCGAACGCTTCCTCGGACGCGGCGGTGCCGTTCTGGCGACCACCCATGACCGGCGCTGGGCGAGTGAGGCGGCGCACCGGAGCCTGCAGCTGGCGAACGGTCGGCTTCAATCGTGA
- a CDS encoding DinB family protein, translating into MPTPPQRWTAATVYPNMWIDPADDPRNTDGRSPDGELATLLDFIRDYRLTLVMKCHGLSLEQLALKSVPPSTMSLLGLIRHMTDVERDWRNWITDNEPEPALYGSLDKAFDLSEVTTDDDSTLTATFDLLRREQDATDTEISRHDDLGTRLGRAAIAVRELHVHRIEEYARHCGHADLLRECIDGRTGQ; encoded by the coding sequence ATGCCGACCCCACCGCAGCGCTGGACCGCAGCCACCGTCTACCCGAACATGTGGATCGATCCCGCAGACGACCCGCGCAACACAGACGGACGCAGTCCCGACGGTGAGCTGGCAACCCTGCTCGACTTCATCCGCGACTACAGACTGACGTTGGTGATGAAATGCCACGGACTGTCATTGGAGCAGCTGGCACTGAAGTCCGTTCCGCCGTCGACGATGTCGCTGCTCGGCCTGATCCGCCACATGACCGACGTCGAACGGGACTGGAGGAACTGGATCACCGATAACGAACCCGAACCAGCCCTCTACGGCAGCCTGGACAAGGCGTTCGACCTCAGCGAAGTGACCACCGACGACGATTCGACCCTCACGGCGACCTTCGATCTGCTCAGACGGGAACAGGACGCAACCGACACTGAAATCAGCAGACACGACGATCTGGGCACACGGCTGGGCCGCGCGGCGATCGCGGTGCGAGAACTCCACGTCCACCGGATCGAAGAATACGCCCGCCACTGCGGGCACGCTGACCTGCTGCGCGAATGCATCGACGGCAGAACCGGGCAATAG